In a genomic window of Leisingera caerulea DSM 24564:
- the mrdA gene encoding penicillin-binding protein 2, with amino-acid sequence MKRNSKDVDASHGKMTRRALFLGGLQLAFAGGLAARMRFLQVDQADEFRLLAEENRINIRLLPPARGQIFDRNGLIIAQNSPSYRITVVPEDAGDVEDVIAKLANLVPLDPEDLERARTEMRRSPPFLPITLADRIGWEDISKVAVNAPALPGVTPEVGLTRVYPQLGDFAHVVGYVGPVSDYDLSKMKDPEPVLMIPRFQIGKVGFEAKREDVLRGKAGAKRVEVNATGRVMRELDRREGISGADMQLTIDAGLQNYVQARLGQESAAAVVIDCEDGDIRAICSSPSFDPNLFVRGISVADYRMLTEDKYRPLSNKTVQGTYPPGSTFKMITALAALEEGVIGPDETVWCPGYLKVAGRRFHCWKRAGHGHVDLNTSLKRSCDVYYYDVAIKTGIDNISAMANRFGLGIKHDLPMSAVAQGITPTKDWKASSYGKDWLIGDTANASIGQGYMLASPLQLAVMSARIATGRSVTPRLLKSLDGVEQPSGAGEPLGVSETSLRMVRKGMYSVSNDRRGTAYRSRIIGDGMRMAGKTGTSQVRNITAAERAAGVIRNEDLPWERRDHALFVSFAPYDNPKYAVAVVVEHGGGGSKAAAPIARDVMLQALYDGTPPLEAYPKADRSRIKAQQERLERERVKRPLGSRSSRA; translated from the coding sequence ATGAAACGCAATTCCAAGGACGTGGATGCCTCTCACGGCAAGATGACCCGGCGGGCGCTGTTCCTGGGCGGGCTGCAGCTGGCCTTTGCCGGCGGGCTGGCCGCCCGCATGCGCTTTCTGCAGGTGGATCAGGCCGATGAATTCCGCCTGCTGGCCGAGGAAAACCGCATCAACATCCGCCTGCTGCCGCCCGCCCGCGGCCAGATTTTTGACCGCAACGGGCTGATCATCGCGCAGAACTCGCCCTCTTACCGGATCACCGTGGTGCCGGAGGATGCGGGCGACGTGGAGGACGTGATCGCCAAGCTGGCAAACCTGGTGCCGCTGGATCCGGAGGACCTGGAGCGCGCCCGCACCGAGATGCGCCGCTCACCGCCGTTCCTGCCGATCACCCTGGCCGACCGGATCGGCTGGGAGGATATTTCCAAGGTCGCGGTGAACGCCCCGGCCCTGCCCGGCGTCACCCCGGAGGTGGGCCTGACGCGGGTCTATCCGCAGCTGGGCGATTTCGCCCATGTGGTGGGCTATGTCGGCCCCGTGTCCGACTATGACCTGAGCAAGATGAAAGATCCCGAGCCGGTGCTGATGATCCCGCGCTTCCAGATCGGCAAGGTCGGCTTCGAGGCCAAGCGTGAGGATGTGCTGCGCGGCAAGGCCGGCGCCAAGCGGGTGGAAGTGAACGCCACCGGCCGGGTCATGCGCGAGCTGGACCGGCGCGAGGGGATTTCCGGCGCCGACATGCAGCTGACCATCGACGCCGGGCTGCAGAACTACGTGCAGGCGCGGCTGGGCCAGGAAAGCGCCGCCGCCGTGGTGATCGACTGCGAAGACGGCGACATCCGCGCGATCTGCTCCTCGCCCAGCTTTGACCCCAATCTGTTCGTGCGCGGCATTTCCGTGGCCGACTACCGGATGCTGACCGAGGATAAGTACCGCCCGCTGTCCAACAAGACCGTGCAGGGCACCTACCCGCCGGGATCGACCTTCAAGATGATCACCGCGCTGGCGGCGCTGGAGGAAGGCGTCATCGGTCCGGACGAAACCGTCTGGTGCCCCGGATACCTCAAGGTTGCTGGCCGCCGGTTCCATTGCTGGAAGCGCGCAGGCCATGGGCATGTGGATCTGAACACCTCGCTGAAACGGTCTTGCGATGTCTACTACTATGACGTGGCCATCAAGACCGGTATCGACAATATCTCGGCGATGGCAAACCGGTTCGGGCTGGGCATCAAGCACGACCTGCCGATGTCGGCAGTGGCGCAGGGGATCACCCCGACCAAGGACTGGAAGGCCAGCTCCTATGGCAAGGACTGGCTGATCGGCGACACTGCAAATGCCTCGATCGGCCAGGGCTACATGCTGGCGTCGCCGCTGCAGCTGGCGGTGATGTCGGCGCGTATCGCCACCGGGCGCAGCGTGACCCCGCGGCTGCTGAAATCGCTCGACGGGGTGGAGCAGCCCAGCGGCGCGGGCGAGCCTTTGGGCGTCAGCGAGACCAGCCTGCGGATGGTCCGCAAAGGCATGTATTCCGTCAGCAACGACCGCCGCGGCACCGCCTACCGTTCGCGCATCATCGGCGACGGGATGCGGATGGCGGGCAAGACCGGCACCAGCCAGGTGCGCAACATCACCGCCGCCGAACGCGCCGCAGGGGTGATCCGTAACGAGGACCTGCCCTGGGAGCGCCGCGACCACGCGCTGTTCGTCAGCTTCGCGCCCTATGACAACCCGAAATACGCGGTGGCCGTGGTGGTGGAACACGGCGGCGGCGGCTCCAAGGCGGCGGCGCCGATCGCCCGTGACGTGATGCTGCAGGCGCTTTATGACGGCACGCCGCCGCTGGAAGCATACCCCAAAGCCGACCGCAGCCGCATCAAGGCCCAGCAGGAACGGCTGGAGCGCGAGCGCGTCAAGCGCCCCCTGGGGAGCAGGAGCAGCCGGGCATGA
- the mreC gene encoding rod shape-determining protein MreC yields the protein MAKDKSQRDDYATPLRRLLTAVLCLCLAAIFIVWRIDSPRVERFRAQVADKVVPSMDWAMVPVTATINLIRDFQSYQRLAEQNRELRSELRQMRAWKEAALQLEQENARLLDLNNVRLDPQLTYITGVVMADSGSPFRQSVLLNVGSRDGVHDGWAAMDGIGLVGRISGTGRDTARVVLLTDAASAVPATIQPSGQTALVTGDNSAAPVLSFLENPDLVRPGDRVISSGDGAVFPAGLLIGQVAKDRSGRMRVRLSADYSRLEFLRILRHHGTEVIQDPGGLVGAPPGDPVPQPRPEGLGAESADGTAEAGNG from the coding sequence GTGGCGAAGGACAAGTCACAGCGCGACGATTACGCAACCCCGCTGCGGCGTCTGCTGACAGCGGTTTTGTGCCTGTGCCTGGCCGCGATTTTCATCGTCTGGCGGATCGACAGCCCGCGGGTGGAACGGTTCCGCGCCCAGGTTGCGGACAAGGTGGTGCCCAGCATGGACTGGGCGATGGTGCCGGTCACTGCAACCATCAACCTGATCCGCGATTTCCAAAGCTATCAGCGGCTGGCCGAGCAGAACCGCGAACTGCGCAGCGAGCTGCGGCAGATGCGGGCCTGGAAAGAGGCCGCTCTGCAGCTGGAACAGGAAAACGCCCGGCTTCTGGACCTCAACAACGTGCGGCTGGATCCGCAGCTCACCTATATCACCGGAGTGGTGATGGCCGACAGCGGCTCCCCCTTCCGGCAGTCGGTGCTGCTGAATGTGGGCAGCCGCGACGGGGTGCATGACGGCTGGGCGGCGATGGACGGGATCGGGCTGGTGGGCCGGATCTCCGGCACCGGGCGCGACACCGCGCGGGTGGTCCTGCTGACCGATGCCGCCAGCGCGGTGCCTGCCACCATCCAGCCCTCCGGCCAGACCGCGCTGGTCACCGGCGACAACAGTGCCGCGCCGGTGCTGAGCTTTCTGGAAAACCCCGATCTGGTGCGCCCCGGCGACCGGGTGATCTCCTCCGGCGATGGCGCGGTGTTTCCGGCGGGCCTGCTGATCGGGCAAGTCGCCAAGGACCGTTCGGGCCGGATGCGGGTGCGCCTGTCAGCAGACTACAGCCGGCTGGAATTCCTCAGGATACTCCGCCATCACGGTACTGAAGTGATCCAGGACCCCGGCGGGCTGGTCGGGGCACCGCCCGGCGATCCGGTGCCGCAGCCGAGGCCCGAGGGGCTGGGGGCCGAGAGCGCGGACGGCACGGCTGAGGCGGGCAATGGCTAA
- a CDS encoding rod shape-determining protein has protein sequence MALFGNLGGLFSSDMAIDLGTANTLVYVKGRGVILSEPSVVAYHVKDGVKKVLAVGEDAKLMLGRTPGSIEAIRPMREGVIADFDTAEEMIKHFIRKVHKRSTFSKPKIIVCVPHGATPVEKRAIRQSVLSAGARRAGLIAEPIAAAIGAGMPITDPTGNMVVDIGGGTTEVAVLSLGDIVYARSVRVGGDRMDEAIISYLRRQQNLLVGESTAERIKTSIGTARMPDDGRGQSMQIRGRDLLNGVPKEIEISQAQVAEALAEPVQQICEAVMTALETTPPDLAADIVDRGVMLTGGGALLGDLDLALREQTGLAVSIADESLNCVALGTGKALEYEKQLAHAIDYDS, from the coding sequence ATGGCGCTTTTCGGAAACTTGGGCGGTCTGTTCTCCTCGGACATGGCCATTGACCTCGGCACTGCCAACACGCTGGTCTACGTCAAAGGCCGCGGCGTGATCCTGTCCGAGCCTTCGGTGGTGGCCTACCACGTGAAGGACGGCGTCAAGAAAGTGCTGGCCGTGGGCGAGGACGCCAAGCTGATGCTGGGCCGCACACCCGGCTCGATCGAGGCGATCCGGCCGATGCGCGAAGGCGTGATTGCCGATTTTGACACCGCCGAAGAGATGATCAAGCACTTCATCCGCAAGGTGCATAAGCGTTCGACCTTCTCCAAGCCCAAGATCATCGTCTGCGTGCCGCATGGCGCGACCCCGGTTGAAAAACGCGCGATCCGCCAGTCGGTGCTGTCCGCCGGCGCCCGCCGCGCCGGCCTGATTGCCGAGCCGATCGCCGCTGCCATCGGTGCCGGCATGCCGATCACCGACCCGACCGGCAACATGGTTGTCGACATCGGCGGCGGCACCACCGAGGTGGCCGTCCTGTCGCTGGGCGACATCGTTTACGCCCGCTCCGTCCGCGTCGGAGGCGACCGTATGGATGAGGCGATCATCAGCTATTTGCGCCGCCAGCAGAACCTCCTGGTGGGGGAATCCACTGCCGAGCGCATCAAGACCTCCATCGGCACCGCCCGGATGCCCGACGACGGCCGCGGCCAGTCGATGCAGATCCGCGGCCGCGACCTGCTGAACGGGGTGCCGAAGGAAATCGAGATTTCTCAGGCCCAGGTGGCCGAGGCGCTGGCCGAGCCGGTGCAGCAGATCTGCGAGGCGGTGATGACCGCGCTGGAGACCACGCCGCCGGATCTGGCCGCCGACATCGTTGACCGCGGCGTGATGCTGACCGGCGGCGGTGCTCTGCTGGGCGATCTGGACCTCGCCCTGCGCGAACAGACCGGCCTGGCGGTTTCCATCGCGGACGAAAGCCTCAACTGCGTGGCCCTGGGCACCGGCAAGGCGCTGGAGTACGAAAAGCAGCTGGCCCACGCCATCGACTACGACAGCTAA
- a CDS encoding lysozyme family protein, which produces MSAFALFVTFLALLLCAAAAVSAQGYSLVGNQFFLQKASAPMPGSAPAAAPAPQAVASFLPDTLPGPGRGAVSLNPGAASLFRGRSGGGLFAPVLKAPPSVKRLLDLIASAEAGKAQYDAVQYGATRKPPKKPTSMTIAEINAWIDATPGQPHAIGRYQMIPATLRRLVRHQGVKPQARFSPELQDQLAHQLIEEAGYSAFLQSEMPRKTFMLNLAKIWAGLPVSSGKSYYEGYAGNSASLTWAHFNSEMQRIFPS; this is translated from the coding sequence ATGAGCGCCTTTGCCCTTTTCGTGACCTTTCTGGCGCTGCTTCTGTGCGCCGCGGCCGCCGTCAGCGCGCAAGGGTATTCGCTGGTGGGCAACCAGTTCTTCCTGCAAAAGGCCTCTGCCCCGATGCCCGGTTCTGCGCCCGCTGCAGCGCCAGCGCCGCAGGCGGTTGCCAGCTTTCTGCCCGACACCCTGCCCGGCCCCGGCCGCGGGGCCGTGTCGCTCAATCCCGGCGCCGCCAGCCTGTTCCGCGGCCGCAGCGGCGGCGGCCTGTTTGCCCCGGTCCTGAAAGCACCGCCCAGCGTCAAGCGGCTGCTGGACCTGATCGCCAGCGCCGAGGCCGGCAAAGCGCAGTATGACGCGGTGCAATATGGCGCCACGCGCAAACCGCCGAAGAAGCCGACAAGCATGACAATCGCCGAGATCAACGCTTGGATCGACGCCACCCCGGGCCAGCCCCACGCCATCGGGCGGTATCAGATGATCCCCGCAACGCTGCGGCGCTTGGTCCGGCACCAGGGCGTGAAGCCGCAGGCCCGCTTCTCGCCCGAGCTGCAGGACCAGCTGGCGCATCAGCTGATCGAGGAAGCGGGCTACAGCGCCTTCCTGCAGTCGGAAATGCCGCGCAAGACCTTTATGCTGAATCTCGCCAAGATCTGGGCCGGGCTGCCGGTGTCCAGCGGCAAATCCTATTACGAGGGCTACGCAGGCAACAGCGCCAGCCTGACCTGGGCTCATTTCAACTCGGAGATGCAGCGGATTTTCCCAAGCTGA
- a CDS encoding 23S rRNA (adenine(2030)-N(6))-methyltransferase RlmJ yields the protein MLSYQHIYHAGNLADVQKHALLAWMLAYLTRKDKPISYIETHAGRGLYQLDAPEAVKTGEAEQGITRVLTDQGLAADHPLHRALSETRKAHGAAAYPGSPLIAASLLRPDDSLHFAELHPQENAALRAALKPWKAKVHQQDGFELAMSLAPPTPRRGLLLIDPSYEIKSDYARIPGIIGQLHKKWNVGIVALWYPILKDGSHKQMLKALEAQGLPDALRHEVAFPPVREGHRMVGSGMFVVNAPYGAAEEAARISALFKAVSRK from the coding sequence ATGCTTTCCTATCAGCACATCTATCACGCCGGGAACCTGGCCGACGTCCAGAAGCACGCGCTGCTGGCCTGGATGCTGGCCTACCTCACCCGCAAGGACAAACCGATCAGCTATATCGAGACCCACGCGGGCCGCGGCCTGTATCAGCTGGACGCGCCCGAGGCCGTGAAGACCGGCGAGGCGGAGCAGGGCATCACCCGGGTTCTGACAGATCAGGGCCTGGCGGCGGACCACCCGCTGCACCGCGCGCTGTCGGAAACCCGCAAGGCCCATGGCGCGGCCGCCTATCCCGGCTCGCCGCTGATTGCGGCCTCTCTGCTGCGGCCGGACGACTCGCTGCATTTTGCCGAGCTGCACCCGCAGGAAAACGCCGCCCTGCGCGCCGCGCTGAAGCCCTGGAAGGCCAAGGTGCACCAGCAGGACGGGTTCGAGCTCGCCATGTCGCTGGCGCCGCCAACCCCGCGCCGCGGGCTGCTGCTGATCGACCCCAGCTACGAGATCAAATCCGACTACGCCCGCATCCCCGGCATCATCGGCCAGCTGCACAAGAAGTGGAACGTGGGCATCGTCGCCCTGTGGTACCCGATCCTGAAGGACGGCAGCCACAAGCAGATGCTGAAGGCGCTGGAGGCGCAGGGGCTGCCTGACGCCCTGCGCCACGAGGTGGCCTTTCCGCCGGTGCGCGAGGGCCACCGAATGGTGGGGTCCGGCATGTTCGTGGTCAACGCGCCCTATGGCGCGGCAGAGGAAGCGGCGCGGATATCGGCGCTGTTCAAGGCGGTTTCCCGCAAGTAG
- a CDS encoding adenylate/guanylate cyclase domain-containing protein, with protein sequence MERRLAAVLAADMVGYSRLMDVDEQGTLARLRTHRIELIDPSIAKNRGSIIKTTGDGMLVEFPSVCDAVACAAEVQQRMRRRNADVAPDQRIQFRVGINLGDIIFEDGDIYGSGVNVAARLEQFAGTGDVCISAAVYDQVRRIGELQFEDLGPQQLKNIAEPVQVYRLLLEAEADAAAPDQGSSAAEPVAVVKPSLAVLPFANMSGDPEQEFFADGLTEDILTELSRRHELFVISRNSTFVYKGQAVNIREVAEKLGARYIVEGSVRKAGNRLRVTVQLIDSCNDSHIWAEKYDRTLDDIFEIQDEVTSAIVATLPGRIEAAQQDEVSRKKPASLAAYECVLAAKVLHHRSTAEDNAKAMELIDRAVELDPEYAHAHAWRGCIRGQAWGYGWCDNPEAMLELALASIQKAASMDDNDADVHRLMAAVSILQENLDQAQYHQERALSLNPNYDLVVVQMGELLTWQGRPEEGAEWIKKGMRLNPHFPVRFWSHLGKAHFTARLYEEALTDFKRLPALDAVQTGLVAACNSWLGNTQQAQDCVARIRVLQPEATAEGLLAGLHYGRKEDAEHFTEGLRKAGLD encoded by the coding sequence ATGGAACGCAGGCTGGCTGCCGTGCTGGCGGCGGACATGGTTGGCTACAGCCGCCTGATGGATGTGGATGAGCAGGGCACGCTGGCCCGTCTTCGCACCCACCGGATCGAGTTGATCGACCCTTCGATTGCCAAGAACCGCGGTTCCATCATCAAGACCACCGGCGACGGGATGCTGGTGGAGTTTCCCAGCGTCTGCGACGCGGTGGCCTGCGCCGCCGAGGTGCAACAGCGGATGCGCCGCCGCAACGCCGATGTGGCGCCGGATCAGCGCATCCAGTTCCGGGTCGGGATCAATCTTGGAGATATCATCTTTGAAGATGGCGACATCTACGGCAGCGGCGTCAATGTGGCCGCCCGGCTGGAACAGTTTGCCGGCACCGGGGACGTCTGCATCTCAGCCGCGGTTTACGATCAGGTCCGCCGCATCGGCGAGCTGCAGTTCGAGGACCTGGGGCCGCAGCAGCTCAAGAACATCGCGGAGCCTGTGCAGGTCTACCGGCTTCTTCTGGAGGCGGAGGCTGACGCAGCCGCGCCTGATCAAGGCAGCAGCGCGGCCGAACCGGTTGCCGTGGTCAAACCCTCCCTCGCGGTGCTGCCCTTTGCCAATATGAGCGGCGACCCGGAGCAGGAGTTCTTTGCCGACGGGCTGACGGAGGACATCCTGACCGAACTCAGCCGCCGCCACGAACTGTTCGTGATCTCCCGCAATTCGACCTTTGTCTACAAGGGGCAGGCGGTCAACATCCGCGAAGTGGCGGAAAAACTGGGCGCCCGCTACATCGTCGAGGGCAGCGTGCGCAAGGCGGGCAACCGGCTGCGGGTCACCGTGCAGCTGATCGACAGCTGCAACGATTCCCATATCTGGGCGGAGAAATACGACCGCACCCTGGACGATATCTTCGAGATCCAGGATGAGGTGACATCGGCCATCGTCGCCACTCTGCCGGGGCGGATCGAAGCGGCCCAGCAGGATGAGGTCTCGCGCAAGAAACCCGCGAGCCTGGCGGCCTATGAATGCGTGCTGGCCGCCAAGGTGCTGCATCACCGCAGCACGGCTGAAGACAATGCCAAAGCAATGGAGCTGATCGACCGGGCGGTGGAGCTGGACCCGGAATACGCCCATGCCCACGCCTGGCGCGGCTGCATCCGCGGTCAGGCTTGGGGCTATGGCTGGTGCGATAATCCTGAGGCGATGCTTGAGCTGGCGCTGGCGTCGATCCAGAAGGCCGCGTCGATGGATGACAATGATGCGGATGTGCACAGGCTGATGGCAGCGGTGTCCATCCTGCAGGAGAACCTGGATCAGGCGCAGTACCACCAGGAACGCGCCCTGTCCCTGAACCCGAACTACGATCTGGTTGTGGTGCAGATGGGTGAGCTCTTGACCTGGCAGGGCAGGCCCGAGGAAGGCGCGGAATGGATCAAGAAGGGGATGCGGCTCAATCCGCATTTCCCGGTGCGGTTCTGGAGCCACCTTGGCAAGGCGCATTTCACCGCCCGCCTGTACGAGGAGGCGCTGACGGATTTCAAACGCCTGCCTGCATTGGATGCGGTGCAAACCGGGCTGGTTGCAGCCTGCAACAGCTGGCTGGGCAACACGCAGCAAGCGCAGGACTGCGTGGCGCGGATCCGGGTTTTGCAGCCGGAAGCCACGGCAGAGGGGTTGCTGGCCGGGCTGCATTACGGGCGCAAGGAAGATGCTGAGCATTTCACCGAAGGCCTGCGCAAGGCCGGGCTGGACTAG
- a CDS encoding 2-isopropylmalate synthase, producing MTNASPISGDKSRVLIFDTTLRDGEQSPGATMTHDEKLEIAELLDEMGVDIIEAGFPIASEGDFAAVSEIAERSKDAMICGLARANFKDIDRCAEAVRKAAQPRIHTFIGTSPLHRAIPNLSMDEMADKIHETVTHARNLVDNVQWSPMDATRTEWDYLCRVIEIAIKAGATTINIPDTVGYTAPAESADLIKRLIETVPGADEVVFATHCHNDLGMATANALAAVAGGARQIECTINGLGERAGNTALEEVVMALKTRNDIMPWHTGIDTTKIMHISRRVSTVSGFVVQPNKAIVGKNAFAHESGIHQDGMLKNRENFEIMRPEDIGLSGTSLPLGKHSGRAALRDKLEHLGYDVGDNQLKDVFVRFKELADRKKEVFDDDLIALMRIGTDAENDHLKIVSMKVVCGTGGPAESTVEMEIDGKDVTETAEGDGPVDATFKAIRKIYPNTARLQLYQVHAVTEGTDAQATVSVRLEEDGNIATGESANTDTVVASAKAYVNALNRLIVRRGRIGEGADTKEISYKDLA from the coding sequence ATGACCAACGCATCCCCGATTTCCGGCGACAAATCCCGTGTATTGATTTTCGATACCACCCTGCGCGACGGCGAGCAGAGCCCCGGCGCCACCATGACCCATGACGAGAAGCTGGAGATTGCCGAGCTTCTGGACGAGATGGGCGTGGACATCATCGAGGCCGGTTTCCCGATTGCCTCCGAAGGCGACTTTGCTGCTGTGTCCGAGATTGCGGAGCGCTCCAAGGACGCGATGATTTGCGGCCTGGCGCGCGCCAACTTCAAGGATATCGACCGCTGCGCCGAAGCTGTGCGCAAGGCCGCGCAGCCGCGCATCCACACCTTCATCGGCACCTCGCCGCTGCACCGCGCCATCCCCAACCTCTCCATGGACGAGATGGCCGACAAGATCCACGAGACGGTCACTCACGCCCGCAACCTGGTCGACAACGTGCAGTGGTCGCCGATGGATGCGACCCGGACCGAGTGGGATTACCTGTGCCGGGTGATCGAGATCGCGATCAAGGCCGGCGCCACCACCATCAACATCCCCGACACCGTGGGCTACACCGCGCCCGCGGAAAGCGCCGACCTGATCAAGCGCCTGATCGAAACCGTGCCGGGTGCCGATGAGGTGGTCTTTGCCACCCATTGCCACAATGACCTGGGGATGGCGACCGCCAACGCGCTGGCAGCCGTCGCCGGCGGCGCGCGCCAGATCGAATGCACCATCAACGGGCTGGGCGAGCGGGCAGGCAACACTGCGCTGGAAGAAGTTGTGATGGCGCTGAAGACGCGCAATGACATTATGCCCTGGCACACCGGTATCGACACCACCAAGATCATGCATATCTCGCGCCGGGTCTCGACCGTCTCCGGATTTGTGGTGCAGCCGAACAAGGCGATTGTCGGCAAGAACGCCTTTGCGCATGAGTCCGGCATCCACCAGGACGGCATGCTGAAGAACCGCGAGAACTTCGAGATCATGCGGCCCGAGGACATCGGCCTCTCCGGCACCTCGCTGCCCTTGGGCAAGCACTCCGGCCGCGCGGCGCTGCGCGACAAGCTGGAGCATCTTGGCTACGACGTTGGCGACAACCAGCTGAAGGACGTCTTTGTCCGCTTCAAAGAGCTTGCCGACCGCAAGAAAGAGGTCTTTGACGACGACCTCATCGCCTTGATGCGCATCGGCACAGACGCGGAGAACGATCACCTCAAGATCGTGTCGATGAAAGTGGTCTGCGGCACCGGCGGCCCCGCGGAATCCACCGTCGAGATGGAAATCGACGGCAAGGACGTGACCGAAACCGCCGAGGGCGACGGTCCGGTGGATGCGACCTTCAAGGCGATCCGCAAGATCTATCCGAACACCGCCCGCCTGCAGCTCTATCAGGTGCATGCGGTGACCGAGGGCACGGACGCGCAGGCCACCGTCTCTGTCCGGCTGGAGGAAGACGGCAATATCGCCACGGGCGAAAGCGCCAACACTGATACCGTGGTGGCCTCGGCCAAGGCCTATGTGAACGCGCTGAACCGCCTGATCGTGCGCCGCGGCCGGATCGGCGAAGGCGCCGACACCAAGGAGATTTCCTATAAAGACCTGGCCTGA
- a CDS encoding universal stress protein — translation MSNKIVLGYDDSEAAKSALAFAVSLAKSQGAELVIAHVLEWSPYSFLTPEELSERHKRREEELKRAEDALLAPVRKNLEGSGVNVTTELRYGHIAETLVDVIKESAAGHLIIGRTGHSALSSRLFGSVAGSLAQAAPVPVTIVP, via the coding sequence GTGTCGAATAAAATTGTCCTTGGGTACGACGACAGCGAGGCGGCCAAATCTGCGCTTGCTTTTGCTGTCAGCCTTGCAAAATCGCAAGGGGCTGAACTGGTGATTGCGCATGTGCTGGAATGGTCACCCTATTCTTTTTTGACCCCGGAAGAGCTCAGCGAGCGCCACAAGCGCCGGGAGGAGGAGCTGAAGCGGGCCGAAGATGCGCTGCTGGCACCGGTGCGGAAAAACCTGGAAGGCAGCGGTGTCAACGTCACCACCGAGCTGAGGTACGGCCATATCGCGGAAACCCTGGTCGATGTGATCAAGGAAAGCGCCGCCGGCCACCTGATCATCGGGCGCACCGGCCATTCCGCACTGTCATCGCGGCTGTTCGGCTCCGTCGCGGGCAGCCTGGCGCAGGCCGCGCCGGTTCCGGTC